From Segatella copri, the proteins below share one genomic window:
- a CDS encoding LacI family DNA-binding transcriptional regulator, which yields MKHVTIKDIARSLCISVSTVSRALTDDKNIRKETREMVVEEAKRLGYKRNPVAMNLKMGRTNTIGVIVPEMHTPYASQVINGIQDVLYKKNQKVMIAESDEKPERELENLKMMEQFMVDGLIVSLCSYRKNIEMYQQLAADGMAIVFYDRIPYGLKMPQVMVDDNVDSYFMVEHLIRLGRKRIVYLQGPDDIYNAYQRGLGYREAMEKFHLFDPELIVKTGMTFKDGADAIDRLIYNKVEFDAVFAFTDTLAIGAQNRLRALGRRVPEEIFVAGFSGTELSTIVSPQITTMEPPLEEMGRKAAELVMEKINNPEMEDRQVVLKTTMKCRESTGE from the coding sequence ATGAAACATGTTACAATTAAGGATATAGCCCGTTCTCTCTGCATCTCGGTCTCCACTGTTTCCAGAGCGTTGACGGATGACAAGAACATTCGCAAGGAGACGCGCGAGATGGTGGTGGAAGAGGCAAAACGACTCGGCTACAAGCGCAATCCGGTGGCGATGAACCTGAAGATGGGGCGTACGAACACCATTGGTGTCATCGTGCCGGAGATGCATACCCCTTATGCTTCGCAGGTGATTAATGGTATTCAGGACGTGCTCTACAAAAAGAACCAGAAGGTGATGATTGCCGAGAGCGATGAGAAACCGGAGCGGGAGTTGGAGAACCTGAAGATGATGGAGCAGTTTATGGTAGATGGTCTGATTGTGAGCCTCTGCAGCTACCGCAAGAACATAGAAATGTATCAGCAGTTGGCAGCAGATGGTATGGCGATAGTCTTCTACGACCGCATTCCATACGGATTGAAAATGCCGCAGGTGATGGTGGATGATAATGTTGATTCTTATTTCATGGTAGAGCATCTTATCCGCCTGGGCAGGAAGCGCATCGTCTATCTGCAGGGACCCGACGACATTTATAATGCCTATCAGCGAGGCTTGGGTTATCGTGAGGCGATGGAGAAATTCCATCTCTTCGACCCGGAGCTGATTGTGAAGACGGGAATGACCTTCAAGGATGGAGCTGATGCCATCGACCGTCTTATATATAATAAGGTGGAATTTGATGCCGTCTTCGCCTTTACTGATACTTTGGCGATAGGTGCGCAGAATCGACTCCGTGCCTTGGGTAGACGGGTGCCGGAAGAGATTTTCGTGGCTGGTTTTTCGGGTACCGAACTATCAACCATCGTATCTCCTCAGATTACTACTATGGAGCCTCCGTTGGAGGAGATGGGCAGAAAGGCGGCAGAACTGGTGATGGAGAAAATCAATAATCCGGAGATGGAAGATAGACAGGTGGTGTTGAAGACCACGATGAAATGTAGAGAATCTACGGGAGAATAA
- a CDS encoding Y-family DNA polymerase, giving the protein MIGLADCNNFYCSCERVFRPDLTGKPVVVLSNNDGCVIARSEEAKALGYKMGDPFYQVKEKLEAEGVAIFSSNYTLYGSLSNRVMSMLSHYSPRIDQYSIDESFFEADESMAKVFFREHAEDHPTLFNKMTIDELSEKPDSLLHRYGSKISADVLRAVGIPISVGIAETKTLAKIGSKFAKKYKGFQGCCLIDTDERRHKALSLFPIEDVWGIGRQIARKLDYMGIRTAAQFADKKESWVRSHFNITTLRTWKELNGESCISIEELPQKKSICTSRSFADEGITDKNVIEEAVANFAVRCTEKLRRQGSVCQGITVFAWTSRFNEHVPEYTIHDSLTLPIATNAQEEIVGAALSILRAKYPKPMADSRPDHPDMSFHFKKAGVILWQISPDHPRQQDLFDPIDRSKQKKLMEAIDAINRKNGYGTIRQAIQGTDCRFDLKREYMSKQFTTNIHDILKVKTQ; this is encoded by the coding sequence ATGATAGGACTGGCAGACTGCAACAACTTCTACTGTTCGTGCGAGCGAGTGTTTCGCCCCGACCTGACAGGAAAGCCCGTGGTTGTATTGAGCAACAACGACGGGTGCGTCATCGCACGCTCTGAAGAAGCCAAGGCATTGGGCTATAAGATGGGCGACCCGTTCTATCAGGTGAAGGAAAAACTGGAGGCTGAAGGAGTGGCTATCTTCTCGAGCAACTACACGCTCTACGGTTCGCTCTCCAACCGCGTGATGTCGATGCTATCCCATTATTCCCCACGCATCGACCAATACTCTATCGATGAGAGTTTCTTCGAGGCAGACGAATCAATGGCGAAAGTTTTCTTTCGGGAGCATGCGGAAGACCATCCTACTTTGTTCAATAAAATGACAATAGACGAACTATCAGAAAAGCCCGATAGCCTGCTCCATCGCTATGGCTCCAAAATATCGGCAGATGTACTTCGGGCTGTTGGAATCCCGATATCCGTAGGCATTGCAGAAACGAAGACATTGGCGAAAATCGGCTCTAAATTCGCCAAGAAATACAAGGGCTTCCAAGGCTGCTGCCTCATCGACACGGATGAACGGAGACACAAGGCGCTGTCTCTCTTCCCCATAGAAGATGTATGGGGAATTGGCAGGCAGATAGCCCGAAAGCTCGATTATATGGGCATCAGGACCGCCGCTCAGTTTGCCGACAAGAAAGAAAGTTGGGTCCGCAGCCATTTCAATATCACCACCCTAAGAACATGGAAAGAACTGAATGGCGAAAGCTGCATCAGCATCGAGGAATTGCCGCAGAAGAAGAGCATCTGCACCAGCAGGAGTTTTGCCGACGAGGGCATTACCGACAAAAATGTGATAGAAGAAGCCGTGGCTAATTTCGCTGTACGTTGTACAGAAAAATTAAGGAGACAAGGTAGCGTATGTCAGGGCATCACAGTGTTCGCATGGACTTCCCGTTTTAACGAGCATGTGCCTGAATACACCATCCACGATTCCCTCACCCTGCCCATCGCCACTAATGCGCAGGAAGAAATAGTAGGTGCCGCCCTCAGTATTCTCCGTGCCAAATACCCGAAACCGATGGCAGACAGCAGGCCCGATCACCCCGACATGTCGTTTCACTTCAAGAAAGCTGGCGTTATCCTGTGGCAAATCTCACCCGACCATCCTCGCCAGCAAGACCTCTTCGACCCCATCGACCGAAGCAAGCAAAAAAAGCTGATGGAGGCTATCGACGCCATCAACCGGAAGAATGGTTATGGCACCATACGCCAGGCCATACAAGGCACAGACTGCCGATTCGACCTGAAACGCGAGTACATGTCGAAGCAGTTTACCACGAACATCCATGATATTCTAAAAGTAAAAACTCAATGA
- a CDS encoding MFS transporter: MKQSITLRSAGPFLLLTFIYFIVGFLTTVNGQCQGPLKIAFLSEVTTTKNSLATLISFAFFLGYLLNSAKTGRLLNKVGYKKTLIRSMLVMVLGLAFYLASALIAEYWGGAGVHLSQDFVPFGYFVFLFGSYLMGTSAAMLQVVINPYIAAYPLPGTQPVQRMNFTCAVNSFGTTIAPFFVTGVMFAGVSLDCVSANQLTIPFLVMMLIIAFTTWSTSKANLPDIEGTREETQNVESEGKTTPFDDSRNAKKRSIWSFRHLKYGVITIFFYVGTEVGIGNNMNLHAMDLMGHGYDFSPALLATLYWGGFMIGRMVSAGLKNVAPRPMLITVTVAAIVLMSVSMFTENLWLMAAVGLFHSVMWSCIFTLAVDGLKEYTSKASGVFMMGVFGGAVFPVLQGLLADYIGSWQFTWLVPLFCEFVILWYGLVGYKKQEA; the protein is encoded by the coding sequence ATGAAACAATCGATAACGCTTAGGAGTGCAGGACCATTTCTACTCCTGACATTCATCTATTTTATAGTGGGCTTCCTTACTACCGTCAACGGTCAGTGTCAGGGTCCCTTGAAGATAGCCTTCCTCTCGGAGGTTACCACTACCAAGAACTCCCTGGCAACGCTCATCTCCTTCGCTTTCTTCCTGGGCTATCTGCTCAATAGTGCGAAGACGGGACGCTTGCTCAACAAAGTGGGCTATAAAAAGACGCTCATCCGTTCGATGCTGGTAATGGTGCTGGGACTTGCCTTCTATCTTGCTTCGGCGCTGATTGCTGAATATTGGGGTGGGGCAGGCGTGCATCTCTCGCAGGATTTCGTACCATTCGGATATTTCGTTTTCCTTTTCGGATCTTATCTGATGGGTACGTCAGCGGCAATGCTTCAGGTGGTGATCAATCCTTACATTGCTGCCTATCCTTTGCCGGGAACCCAACCGGTGCAGCGCATGAACTTCACCTGTGCGGTGAATTCTTTCGGAACTACCATCGCTCCATTCTTCGTAACGGGCGTGATGTTTGCAGGTGTGTCCCTGGATTGTGTTTCTGCCAACCAGCTCACCATTCCATTCCTGGTAATGATGCTCATCATTGCCTTTACAACATGGAGCACTTCCAAGGCGAATCTTCCAGACATTGAGGGTACGAGAGAGGAAACTCAAAATGTGGAATCTGAAGGAAAGACAACTCCTTTTGATGATTCCAGAAATGCGAAGAAACGCAGCATCTGGTCGTTCCGCCATTTGAAATATGGTGTGATTACCATCTTCTTCTATGTGGGAACCGAGGTGGGAATCGGCAACAATATGAATCTCCATGCAATGGATTTGATGGGACATGGTTACGATTTTTCTCCAGCCCTTCTTGCCACACTCTATTGGGGTGGATTCATGATTGGCAGAATGGTTTCTGCCGGTTTGAAGAACGTGGCACCTCGCCCTATGCTCATCACCGTTACGGTGGCGGCAATCGTATTGATGTCTGTTTCCATGTTTACCGAGAATCTCTGGCTGATGGCTGCTGTGGGATTATTTCATAGTGTGATGTGGAGTTGCATCTTTACTTTGGCGGTGGATGGCTTGAAGGAATATACTTCCAAGGCTTCGGGCGTGTTTATGATGGGAGTTTTCGGTGGTGCAGTATTCCCTGTGCTTCAGGGTTTGCTTGCCGATTATATCGGTTCGTGGCAGTTCACCTGGCTCGTTCCTCTCTTCTGCGAGTTCGTTATCCTTTGGTACGGACTTGTGGGGTATAAGAAGCAGGAAGCATAA
- a CDS encoding helix-turn-helix domain-containing protein, with protein sequence MEMNEESILAWNIIEKTSANLFLTGKAGTGKTTFLKRLKEQSPKRMIVLAPTGIAAINAGGMTIHSFFQLPFSPYVPGTTFGSGEQKRYQFSKLKRNIIRSIDLLVIDEISMVRSDLLDAVDSVLRQYRKRHDLPFGGVQLLMIGDLQQLAPVVTPQEEHLLGQHYDTPFFFSSNALKQVGYLTIELKKVYRQQDEQFISLLNQIRENKASEATLQALNQRYIPNFVPPKEGNYIRLTTHNAPAQYINEQQLAALPAQSFSFTADIEGDFPETSYPADFKLTLKPGAQVMFIKNDPQHRFYNGMIGEVIGVRTDEDGSKITVRSKDSGEEFDLEKMEWTNAKYTLNEKTKEIEETVEGKFMQYPLRLAWAITIHKSQGLTFEHAIIDASHSFTHGQTYVALSRCKTLEGMVLSQPLSRGAIISSQTVDAFTSQLAAPSQEQISSLELQYIIYCISELFDFYSIRASYEHLMRCLVEFFNGKYPRVVSEYQKLQVVLKSLIAVSDKFRVQYTGMLARNPDVRQAELQDRIHKGAMYFLDKIGILSDLIRKSNLDTDNKVARKQFEDRFSVFSEDVKLKERLLKYECSAEFTVTDYLKKKAQFLLLDADASSDSGSGRKSRRQKKPNEPKEPKVPKVASKEVSYDFYMQGMTVDQIAAKRGYTKGTIIGHLTPYVKEGKIGLRALISSAHEKKIRDFMKAHPELELFSEIKEALGAGIEYYEIKLVHDLMEGE encoded by the coding sequence ATGGAAATGAACGAAGAATCCATCCTGGCATGGAATATCATAGAAAAGACAAGTGCCAACCTCTTCCTTACCGGAAAGGCGGGCACAGGTAAGACGACCTTTCTCAAGCGATTGAAAGAACAGTCGCCAAAACGAATGATTGTGCTTGCTCCTACGGGCATTGCAGCCATCAACGCCGGAGGAATGACCATCCATTCGTTCTTCCAGCTTCCCTTCTCGCCATACGTGCCGGGCACGACCTTTGGCAGTGGCGAACAGAAACGCTATCAGTTCAGCAAGCTCAAGCGCAATATCATCCGCAGTATCGACCTGCTCGTTATCGACGAAATCAGTATGGTGCGCAGCGATCTGCTCGATGCTGTAGATTCTGTGCTTCGCCAGTATCGCAAGCGCCACGATTTGCCTTTCGGTGGTGTGCAGCTCCTGATGATAGGCGATTTGCAGCAGCTGGCACCCGTGGTTACGCCACAGGAAGAGCATCTGCTGGGGCAGCATTATGATACTCCTTTCTTCTTCAGCAGCAACGCTCTGAAGCAGGTGGGTTATCTCACCATCGAACTTAAAAAGGTGTACAGGCAGCAGGATGAACAGTTTATCTCGCTGCTCAACCAGATTAGGGAGAACAAGGCTTCTGAAGCTACGCTGCAGGCTCTGAACCAGCGCTATATTCCAAATTTTGTACCACCAAAGGAGGGCAATTATATCAGGCTTACCACCCATAATGCACCTGCCCAGTATATCAACGAACAGCAGCTTGCTGCCTTGCCTGCGCAGTCATTTTCTTTTACAGCAGATATAGAGGGCGATTTCCCGGAAACATCTTATCCGGCCGATTTCAAGCTCACATTGAAGCCGGGAGCACAGGTGATGTTCATCAAGAACGACCCGCAGCACCGTTTTTATAATGGTATGATAGGCGAGGTGATAGGGGTTAGGACCGATGAAGACGGCAGCAAGATTACCGTTCGCAGTAAGGATTCGGGCGAGGAGTTTGACCTGGAGAAAATGGAGTGGACCAATGCGAAATATACGCTGAACGAGAAAACCAAGGAGATAGAGGAGACGGTGGAAGGAAAATTCATGCAGTATCCTTTGCGTCTGGCGTGGGCGATAACTATCCACAAGAGTCAGGGACTTACTTTCGAACATGCCATCATCGATGCTTCTCATTCTTTTACCCATGGTCAGACCTATGTGGCGCTGAGCCGCTGCAAGACTTTGGAGGGCATGGTGCTCAGTCAACCGCTTTCTCGCGGAGCCATTATCAGCAGTCAGACGGTGGATGCATTCACCAGCCAGCTTGCTGCGCCTAGTCAGGAGCAAATCAGCAGTCTGGAGCTGCAATACATCATTTATTGCATCAGCGAACTCTTCGATTTTTATTCCATCAGAGCCAGCTATGAGCATCTGATGCGCTGCCTGGTAGAGTTTTTTAATGGTAAATATCCGCGTGTGGTAAGCGAGTATCAGAAGCTGCAGGTGGTGCTGAAGAGTCTGATAGCCGTATCGGATAAATTCCGTGTGCAGTATACGGGTATGCTTGCCAGAAATCCTGATGTAAGACAGGCTGAGCTGCAAGACCGTATTCATAAGGGAGCTATGTATTTTCTTGACAAAATCGGCATTCTGAGTGATTTAATCAGAAAGTCGAATCTTGATACAGACAACAAGGTGGCTAGGAAACAGTTTGAAGACCGTTTCTCTGTTTTCTCAGAGGATGTAAAATTAAAAGAACGGCTTTTGAAGTATGAATGTAGTGCAGAATTCACGGTAACAGATTATCTGAAAAAGAAGGCGCAGTTCTTGCTGTTGGATGCAGATGCCTCATCAGATAGCGGTTCGGGCAGAAAGTCAAGGAGACAGAAGAAACCGAATGAACCGAAGGAACCGAAGGTGCCGAAAGTCGCTTCGAAGGAGGTAAGTTATGATTTCTATATGCAGGGAATGACGGTAGATCAGATTGCTGCTAAGCGGGGTTATACAAAAGGCACCATTATTGGTCATCTTACTCCTTATGTGAAAGAGGGAAAGATTGGTTTACGGGCGCTGATTTCAAGTGCCCATGAAAAGAAAATCCGTGATTTCATGAAGGCTCATCCAGAATTGGAGCTTTTTAGCGAAATAAAGGAAGCTTTGGGAGCCGGTATTGAGTATTACGAAATCAAACTGGTTCATGATTTGATGGAGGGGGAATAA
- a CDS encoding PLP-dependent aspartate aminotransferase family protein, translated as MKKQTQAIHLEYERRDAYDSLSVPVYNTLAYEFDNAAVMAEAFTDKIKAPDYSRVENPTVTNLERRVAALTDAAHATAFNSGMASISNTLMALAAQGKNIVTSKHLFGNTYALLVATLRRFGVKVRLRDLTNIEAVREAIDDDTCCVFLEILTNPQLEVADLKAISEVAHEKNVPLVVDSTVIPFTQFSAKSLGVDIEVVSSSKYVSGGATSLGGLVIDYGTPYNGDFAKRLYGEMLFNFGAYMTPQVAYMQTIGLETLDARYRVQSSNALELAKKLRSLPQIKYVNYVGLEDNPYHELAQRQFGKTAGAMICIDLENKEACFSFLNNLKLIHRATNLFDNRSLAIHPASTIFGAFSESMRKSMDVKDTTIRLSIGLEDVDDLFEDIKQAVNSL; from the coding sequence ATGAAGAAACAGACTCAAGCTATTCATTTGGAATATGAGCGCCGCGATGCATACGACTCGCTGAGCGTGCCAGTATATAACACCCTTGCCTACGAATTCGACAATGCTGCCGTCATGGCTGAAGCATTCACCGACAAGATCAAGGCTCCAGATTATTCGCGCGTAGAGAACCCTACGGTGACCAACCTGGAGCGCCGTGTGGCAGCCCTTACCGATGCTGCTCATGCCACCGCCTTCAACTCAGGAATGGCGTCCATCAGCAACACCCTCATGGCGCTGGCAGCACAAGGCAAAAATATTGTTACATCCAAGCATCTCTTCGGCAATACTTACGCCCTGCTCGTAGCCACTCTGCGCCGTTTTGGCGTAAAGGTGCGTTTGCGCGATTTGACCAATATCGAAGCCGTGCGCGAAGCCATTGATGATGACACCTGCTGCGTATTTCTCGAAATTCTGACCAACCCACAGCTGGAGGTTGCTGACCTGAAAGCCATCTCTGAAGTGGCACATGAAAAAAATGTACCTTTGGTGGTGGATTCTACCGTGATTCCTTTCACACAATTCTCGGCTAAGAGTCTGGGAGTAGATATTGAGGTGGTTTCCAGTTCTAAATATGTAAGCGGCGGTGCTACTTCGCTCGGCGGTCTGGTTATCGACTACGGTACTCCTTACAACGGCGATTTCGCCAAGCGTCTTTATGGAGAAATGCTCTTCAATTTCGGAGCCTATATGACCCCACAGGTAGCTTATATGCAAACCATCGGACTTGAAACGCTCGATGCTCGCTATCGTGTGCAGAGCAGCAATGCCCTAGAGCTTGCCAAGAAGCTGCGCTCTCTGCCTCAGATAAAATATGTAAACTATGTTGGTCTGGAGGATAATCCTTATCACGAGTTGGCGCAGCGCCAGTTTGGAAAAACAGCGGGAGCCATGATCTGCATCGACCTGGAGAACAAGGAAGCCTGCTTCAGTTTTCTGAACAATCTGAAGCTCATCCATCGCGCCACCAACCTCTTCGACAACCGTTCGCTCGCCATTCATCCGGCAAGCACCATCTTCGGAGCTTTCTCTGAGAGTATGCGCAAGTCGATGGATGTGAAAGACACCACGATCCGATTGAGCATCGGCTTGGAAGATGTGGATGATCTCTTCGAAGACATCAAGCAGGCGGTTAATAGTTTATAA
- a CDS encoding mannitol dehydrogenase family protein: protein MANLMNANAANAAQVVKGCAYNRSLVKAGILHFGVGNFHRAHLEFMTNMLLENNTQQNWGICGAMILPGDERLYHALKKQDGEYTLTVCGCDDSIQVFQLGALVELYWGIEEQEQILNKIASKDIKIITLTITEGGYNISRQSGEFMLDNAQVAHDIENPAKPVTAFGYVAEGLRRRKAAGNGPITILSCDNLQHNGNTARKAFMTFVEAQDKELAAWMEENVTFPNSMVDRITPATRPADIERLNAQNGTCDEAPVYCEDFIQWVVEDNFAAGRPAWETVGAQMTDDVTAFENMKLSLLNASHTLLSYPSFLGGYRKVDAAMHDERIRKFVRAFMDDDITPYVPAPKDTDLEAYKQCLVERFGNRMVSDQVARLCFDGASKFPVYVMPNLEKMIADDASGKRQNVEFKRVAYLFAAYRHYLKYQVDDNGDAFEVADPWLTVDDHKAIDSDDALNFLGISAFTSTDLKAAPHFVELYLKMVEDIKAKGAMKVLEDEIL, encoded by the coding sequence ATGGCAAATTTAATGAATGCAAACGCAGCAAATGCAGCTCAGGTAGTAAAAGGTTGTGCTTATAACCGCAGTTTGGTAAAGGCAGGTATCCTGCACTTCGGAGTAGGTAACTTCCATCGTGCTCATCTGGAGTTCATGACCAACATGCTCCTCGAGAACAATACCCAGCAGAACTGGGGTATCTGTGGAGCAATGATTCTCCCAGGCGATGAGCGTCTCTACCACGCCCTGAAGAAGCAGGACGGTGAATACACCCTTACCGTATGTGGATGCGACGACAGCATCCAGGTTTTTCAGTTGGGTGCGCTCGTTGAACTCTATTGGGGCATTGAGGAGCAGGAACAGATTCTGAACAAGATTGCGTCTAAGGATATCAAGATCATCACCCTCACTATCACCGAGGGCGGATACAACATTTCACGTCAGAGTGGCGAATTCATGCTCGACAATGCGCAGGTGGCTCACGATATCGAGAATCCTGCCAAGCCGGTTACAGCCTTCGGATATGTAGCCGAGGGATTGCGCCGCCGCAAGGCAGCAGGCAATGGTCCTATCACTATCCTTTCCTGCGATAATCTGCAGCACAATGGCAATACAGCCCGCAAGGCTTTCATGACTTTCGTGGAAGCTCAGGACAAGGAACTCGCTGCCTGGATGGAGGAGAACGTTACCTTCCCTAACTCAATGGTTGACCGCATTACTCCAGCTACTCGTCCTGCCGACATCGAGCGACTGAATGCTCAGAACGGCACTTGCGATGAGGCTCCTGTTTATTGCGAGGATTTCATCCAGTGGGTAGTAGAGGATAATTTTGCAGCCGGTCGCCCAGCATGGGAAACCGTGGGCGCTCAGATGACCGACGATGTGACTGCCTTCGAGAATATGAAGCTTTCTCTCCTGAATGCTTCTCATACATTGCTCTCTTATCCATCTTTCCTCGGCGGTTACCGCAAGGTAGATGCAGCCATGCACGATGAGAGAATCCGTAAGTTTGTACGTGCCTTCATGGACGATGACATTACTCCTTACGTGCCAGCTCCAAAGGATACTGATCTCGAGGCATACAAGCAGTGCCTGGTTGAGCGCTTCGGCAACCGCATGGTCAGCGACCAGGTGGCTCGTCTCTGCTTCGATGGTGCCAGCAAGTTCCCGGTTTACGTAATGCCGAACCTGGAGAAGATGATTGCTGATGATGCTTCTGGCAAGCGCCAGAATGTGGAGTTCAAGCGTGTGGCTTACCTCTTTGCTGCTTACCGTCATTATCTGAAGTATCAGGTAGATGACAATGGTGATGCATTCGAAGTGGCAGATCCATGGCTTACCGTTGATGACCATAAGGCCATCGATAGCGATGATGCGCTCAATTTTCTCGGCATTTCAGCCTTTACAAGTACCGATCTCAAGGCTGCTCCTCATTTCGTAGAGCTTTACTTGAAGATGGTAGAAGACATCAAGGCAAAGGGTGCCATGAAGGTTTTGGAAGATGAAATCTTGTAA
- a CDS encoding LexA family protein, with amino-acid sequence MNKNNDNKIKLTFHPAEFGAKMPIPLAEQSVKAGFPSPAQDYMEGEIDLNDILVRHREATFYVRISGDSMQDAGILDGDLAVVDRQIEPSNGNFVIAFVDGEFTIKQFKMDESGTFGWLIPWNKNFSPIRVDETNRFMIWGVVTYVIHQIAE; translated from the coding sequence ATGAATAAGAATAACGATAACAAGATAAAACTGACATTTCACCCTGCGGAATTCGGAGCCAAGATGCCTATTCCGCTGGCAGAGCAAAGCGTAAAAGCAGGCTTCCCTTCGCCAGCCCAAGACTATATGGAGGGAGAGATAGACCTCAACGATATTCTGGTTCGCCATCGTGAGGCCACCTTCTACGTGCGCATATCTGGCGACAGCATGCAGGATGCAGGCATTCTGGACGGTGATCTCGCTGTAGTTGACCGGCAGATAGAACCCTCAAACGGCAATTTCGTCATCGCCTTCGTAGATGGCGAATTCACCATCAAGCAGTTCAAGATGGACGAGAGCGGCACCTTCGGCTGGCTCATCCCATGGAACAAGAACTTCTCCCCTATCAGGGTAGATGAAACCAACCGCTTCATGATTTGGGGCGTGGTTACCTATGTGATTCATCAGATTGCGGAATGA
- a CDS encoding MalY/PatB family protein, producing the protein MYNFDKVIDRSGSDDLKHGALLPRWGRDDLLPLWVADMDFETPSFITDALKARLEHSLFGYTMEPEDYLPSIIDWVRDHHQWDVKREWIRFIPGIVKGIGLVVNVFTQPDEKVIIQPPVYHPFRLTPEGNGREVVFNPLKMREDGYYEMDFKNLEKVCDEKCKILILCNPHNPGGITWSKETLQQLADFCYEHHLLVISDEIHADMALFGHKHIPFASVSDKARNISITFQAPSKTFNIAGIVSSYAIIPNEDIRNRFYKWLSANELDEPTLFAPIATIAAFRKGEEWRKAMLAYIEDNIRFVEDYCREHIPGIRPLRPQASFLVWLNCRNLHLSHDALLDLFIDKAHLALNDGEMFGPGGEGFMRLNVAAPRSIIKQALQQLEEAVSQL; encoded by the coding sequence ATGTACAATTTCGATAAAGTCATAGACCGTTCGGGCAGCGACGACCTGAAGCATGGCGCCCTGTTGCCTCGTTGGGGGCGAGATGATCTGCTGCCACTTTGGGTAGCTGATATGGATTTCGAGACCCCATCTTTCATTACAGATGCCCTCAAGGCACGTCTGGAACACTCTCTTTTCGGTTACACGATGGAACCGGAAGATTACCTGCCTAGCATCATCGACTGGGTTCGCGACCACCACCAGTGGGATGTGAAGCGAGAGTGGATAAGATTCATTCCTGGTATTGTTAAAGGCATCGGACTCGTGGTGAATGTCTTCACCCAGCCTGACGAAAAAGTCATCATCCAGCCTCCCGTTTATCACCCATTCCGCCTCACCCCAGAGGGTAATGGCAGAGAGGTGGTCTTCAATCCGCTGAAGATGAGGGAAGACGGATATTACGAGATGGACTTCAAAAATCTCGAGAAGGTTTGCGATGAGAAATGCAAGATTCTCATTCTCTGCAATCCTCATAATCCGGGCGGTATTACCTGGAGCAAGGAAACCCTGCAGCAGCTTGCCGACTTCTGCTATGAGCACCATCTGCTCGTTATCAGCGATGAGATTCACGCGGATATGGCGCTCTTCGGCCACAAGCACATCCCGTTTGCTTCGGTTTCAGACAAGGCACGCAACATCAGCATCACCTTCCAGGCTCCTTCCAAGACCTTCAATATAGCTGGAATTGTGAGCAGCTACGCCATTATTCCAAACGAAGATATTCGGAATAGATTTTACAAATGGTTAAGCGCTAACGAGTTGGATGAGCCAACCCTCTTTGCTCCTATCGCCACTATCGCAGCCTTCCGCAAGGGAGAAGAATGGCGCAAGGCGATGCTTGCCTATATTGAGGACAATATCCGGTTTGTAGAAGATTACTGCCGTGAACATATTCCGGGCATTCGCCCGTTGCGTCCACAGGCTTCCTTCCTCGTATGGCTCAACTGCCGTAATCTGCATCTTTCTCACGATGCACTTCTCGACCTATTCATCGACAAGGCGCATCTGGCATTGAATGATGGAGAGATGTTCGGTCCTGGCGGAGAAGGATTCATGCGATTGAATGTAGCTGCACCAAGAAGTATTATCAAACAGGCTTTGCAGCAGCTGGAAGAGGCTGTGAGCCAACTCTAG
- a CDS encoding nitroreductase family protein: MNDKNNMLALSQERFSARKFTPEAVSQENLDYIMECVRLAPSAVNRQPWRWLIVRSEEAKKKLQDCYDREWFKTAPIYIIGMKNVNENWVRRYDEKPHGDIDVAIAAEHLCLAATEKGLGTCWVCNYDTAKMQQFFPREGYEAVVIIPIGHIAEDCPRAEKKRKEMSEITEEI; encoded by the coding sequence ATGAATGATAAGAATAACATGTTGGCATTGAGCCAGGAGCGTTTTTCGGCTCGCAAGTTTACTCCGGAGGCGGTGAGCCAGGAGAATCTGGACTATATCATGGAGTGTGTGCGCCTGGCACCATCGGCAGTGAACAGGCAGCCTTGGCGCTGGCTCATCGTGCGCTCAGAAGAGGCGAAGAAGAAACTGCAGGATTGCTACGACCGCGAATGGTTCAAGACGGCTCCTATATATATTATAGGTATGAAAAACGTGAATGAGAATTGGGTGCGCAGATATGATGAGAAACCGCATGGAGATATTGATGTGGCGATAGCGGCAGAGCATCTCTGTCTGGCTGCCACCGAAAAGGGACTGGGCACCTGCTGGGTCTGCAATTACGATACGGCGAAGATGCAGCAGTTCTTTCCGCGTGAGGGCTATGAGGCGGTGGTAATTATCCCTATAGGTCATATTGCCGAAGACTGTCCACGCGCTGAGAAGAAGCGTAAGGAGATGAGCGAAATCACGGAAGAAATCTAG